In Massilia antarctica, the following are encoded in one genomic region:
- a CDS encoding response regulator, with the protein MANILVVDDEMGIRELLSEILGDEGHAITLAENAQQARDARAAGAPDLVLLDIWMPDTDGVTLLKEWQRDGLLTMPVIMMSGHATIDTAVEATRIGALNFLEKPIALQKLLKAVQQGLTRAQEVVRAPVIAPRPMLAPQPEESPMTASAMFSAQTPQSAIAPRMGGLPNGEGHGFNLSFDLPLREARDAFERMYFEHHLGREGGSMTRVAEKTGLERTHLYRKLKQLGVEPGKLAKKNG; encoded by the coding sequence ATGGCAAACATTCTCGTAGTTGATGATGAAATGGGCATCCGCGAGTTACTCTCGGAAATCTTGGGCGACGAAGGCCATGCCATCACGCTCGCCGAAAACGCGCAGCAGGCCCGTGACGCGCGCGCGGCGGGGGCACCGGATCTGGTGCTTCTGGATATCTGGATGCCCGATACCGACGGCGTCACCCTGCTCAAGGAATGGCAGCGCGACGGCTTGCTGACCATGCCGGTCATCATGATGTCGGGGCACGCGACCATCGATACGGCGGTCGAGGCAACCCGGATCGGCGCGCTCAACTTCCTCGAGAAGCCGATCGCGCTGCAAAAACTGCTCAAGGCGGTGCAGCAGGGCCTCACGCGGGCCCAGGAAGTGGTGCGCGCCCCGGTGATCGCGCCGCGCCCGATGCTCGCGCCCCAGCCCGAGGAAAGCCCGATGACGGCCTCGGCCATGTTTTCGGCGCAAACCCCGCAATCGGCCATCGCGCCGCGCATGGGCGGCTTGCCGAACGGGGAAGGGCATGGCTTCAACCTCAGTTTCGACCTGCCGCTGCGCGAGGCGCGCGATGCCTTCGAACGCATGTATTTCGAGCATCATCTGGGGCGCGAGGGCGGCAGCATGACCCGCGTGGCCGAAAAAACCGGTCTCGAACGCACCCACCTGTACCGCAAGCTCAAGCAACTCGGCGTCGAGCCGGGCAAGCTGGCTAAAAAGAACGGATGA
- a CDS encoding DUF4390 domain-containing protein, with translation MTQRFFRLLACQLLLMFASVCACVPAWAADVVDITHAHIEATDEGYRLAASYAFELNEGLEDAIKHGVQLYFTTEIELTRPRWYWYDDKAVSARQTIRIWYNVLTRQYHVSALGSMAQSFLTLDDAMVLIRRPSRWVIAPKGALKRGETYNVTVRMFMDRELLPKPMQVNALNNSDWRLASKNKIFPYTAE, from the coding sequence GTGACACAACGATTTTTCCGCCTTCTTGCCTGCCAGCTGCTGCTGATGTTCGCGTCCGTGTGCGCGTGCGTGCCGGCGTGGGCGGCGGACGTGGTCGACATCACGCATGCCCATATCGAGGCAACCGACGAGGGTTACCGCCTGGCGGCCAGCTATGCCTTCGAGTTGAACGAGGGGCTGGAAGACGCCATCAAGCATGGCGTGCAACTGTACTTCACCACCGAAATCGAACTGACCCGCCCGCGCTGGTACTGGTATGACGACAAGGCGGTGTCGGCGCGCCAGACCATCCGCATCTGGTACAACGTGCTCACGCGCCAGTACCATGTGTCGGCGCTGGGCAGCATGGCGCAGAGTTTTCTCACCCTGGACGACGCGATGGTGTTGATCCGCCGCCCCAGCCGCTGGGTGATCGCGCCGAAAGGAGCGCTCAAGCGCGGCGAGACGTACAACGTCACCGTGCGCATGTTCATGGACCGCGAACTGCTGCCCAAGCCGATGCAGGTCAATGCGCTGAACAATTCCGACTGGCGCCTGGCTTCCAAGAACAAAATCTTCCCCTACACGGCGGAATAA
- a CDS encoding EAL and HDOD domain-containing protein, producing the protein MSHDSDLMAQQMPVRDFYLGRQPILDRQQGLYGYEMLFRNAPVNVAEIDSDVAATATVIAHTAQLGLEKVIGDAHGFLNVDAEVLMSDIFVFLPRERVVLEIVEGMAASKSMLDRIADLSTHGFRFALDDARIDAPDVQLLLPMIDYVKLDVRTMPLASLTTLAPRFQRHHKKLIAEKIETREEFEACLDLGFDYFQGYYFSRPAVISGRKLSPSQLTVLELMSLVTSDADNIEIERAVKRDVTLAFNLLRLVNTPAIGMRHRIDSVSQAVTILGRRQLQRWLQIMLYAEPARRGSSMSPLLLLATTRGRLLELLAQRLRPGQRNVAEIAFTVGIMSLMDALFGTPMTDIVEQIPVIDEVAHALLRRTGFFGDLLHLAECIERMEECDDQVMPALRELAISSEELIELEVAAFEWSDEVVRFAI; encoded by the coding sequence ATGAGCCACGACTCCGACCTAATGGCGCAGCAGATGCCAGTGCGGGATTTTTATCTGGGGCGCCAGCCTATCCTCGACCGCCAGCAGGGGCTGTACGGTTACGAGATGCTTTTTCGCAACGCTCCGGTCAACGTGGCCGAGATCGACAGCGACGTCGCCGCCACCGCCACCGTGATTGCTCACACCGCCCAGTTGGGACTGGAAAAAGTCATTGGCGATGCACACGGCTTCCTGAATGTGGACGCCGAAGTGCTGATGAGCGACATTTTCGTGTTCCTGCCGCGCGAACGGGTGGTGCTGGAAATTGTCGAGGGCATGGCGGCCAGCAAATCCATGCTCGACCGCATTGCCGACCTCAGCACCCATGGCTTCCGCTTTGCGCTCGACGATGCGCGCATCGACGCGCCCGACGTGCAACTGCTGTTGCCGATGATCGACTACGTCAAGCTCGACGTGCGCACCATGCCGCTGGCGTCGCTGACGACGCTGGCGCCACGCTTCCAGCGCCATCACAAGAAGCTGATCGCGGAAAAAATTGAAACGCGCGAGGAATTCGAGGCTTGCCTCGACTTGGGTTTCGACTATTTCCAGGGCTACTATTTTTCCCGGCCGGCGGTCATCAGCGGGCGCAAGCTGTCGCCGTCGCAGCTGACCGTGTTGGAACTGATGAGCCTGGTTACCTCGGATGCCGACAATATCGAGATCGAACGTGCCGTCAAGCGCGACGTGACCCTGGCGTTCAACCTGCTGCGGCTGGTCAACACCCCGGCCATCGGCATGCGCCACCGCATCGATTCGGTCAGCCAGGCGGTGACCATCCTCGGGCGCCGCCAGTTGCAGCGCTGGCTGCAGATCATGCTGTATGCCGAACCGGCGCGGCGCGGCAGCAGCATGTCGCCCCTGCTGTTGCTGGCCACCACGCGCGGCCGCTTGCTCGAACTGCTGGCGCAGCGCTTGCGCCCGGGCCAGCGCAATGTGGCCGAAATCGCTTTCACGGTCGGCATCATGTCGCTGATGGATGCCCTGTTCGGCACCCCGATGACCGACATCGTCGAGCAGATTCCCGTCATCGACGAGGTAGCGCACGCGCTGTTGCGGCGCACCGGTTTCTTCGGCGACCTGCTGCACTTGGCCGAATGCATCGAGCGCATGGAAGAATGCGACGACCAGGTGATGCCCGCATTGCGCGAATTGGCTATTTCCAGCGAAGAACTGATCGAGCTGGAAGTCGCGGCCTTCGAGTGGAGCGACGAGGTAGTGCGTTTCGCCATTTAG
- a CDS encoding sensor histidine kinase — protein MNQALRYAVMVGAAVVSILLFLLASASDNSGFFDRYYTWLLGLNAAVAGALLVFVVVALARLYSRYKSGKFGSRLMARLVILFAGIGILPGLVIFLVSVQFVSNSIESWFNVKIEAALESGVSLGVAALDQARSELGAVGEISAATIAGQDVLASHDILTRLVREQEGMLSAVIVGQDGRTITSAAEGRRDLMADLPTPAMLLQAVMPGGYSVAEGGVERDFKDVNGNHGGTANALDGATSLRLRVVLAIPEPPGAAPRFLQLMQAVPVKLALNAEVLRNAYSEYQERFVARTGLRKMYIETLTLTLLLAIFGAIASAFVIAGKLAQPLLVLAEGTRAVAEGDLSPRPIVATSDELGTLTQSFNTMTGQLFEARSAVERNRAALQSAKAHLESVLDNMSAGVIVLDADSNVVSSNEAVERILQHDVAGHMGMALAAIDGLELFAAAIARAFSAQSAQSAAGSPRKQTHWQQEIEIPRRLGTSDDHDITLLARGSRLPVGAGSGYIVVFDDISDVISAQRSMAWGEVARRLAHEIKNPLTPIQLSAERMQMKLEARLQGADRDLLNKGTATIVNQVDAMKRMVDDFRDYAKAPPAVLDKLDLNALVGEILHMYLSGDESDIIHAELAAGLPSVMGDATQLRQVIHNLLQNAQDAMSERAPDAAPARIDITTEAIHYQGANGAGTAVRLSIVDNGPGFAPKILSRAFEPYVTSKVRGTGLGLPMVKKIVDEHGGKIEIQNRSDGTGASVLILLLKLAPASVVA, from the coding sequence GTGAATCAAGCCTTGCGCTATGCAGTGATGGTCGGCGCCGCCGTCGTCAGCATCCTGCTGTTCCTGCTCGCCTCGGCGTCCGACAATTCCGGCTTCTTCGACCGTTACTACACATGGCTGCTCGGCCTGAACGCGGCGGTGGCCGGCGCGCTGCTGGTGTTCGTGGTGGTGGCGCTGGCGCGCCTGTATTCGCGCTATAAAAGCGGCAAGTTCGGCTCGCGCCTGATGGCGCGCCTGGTGATCCTGTTCGCCGGCATCGGCATCCTGCCCGGCCTGGTCATCTTCCTGGTGTCGGTGCAGTTCGTGTCCAATTCGATCGAGTCCTGGTTCAACGTGAAGATCGAGGCGGCGCTGGAGTCGGGCGTGAGCCTGGGCGTCGCCGCGCTCGACCAGGCACGCAGCGAACTGGGGGCGGTCGGCGAGATCAGCGCGGCCACCATCGCCGGCCAGGATGTGCTGGCCTCGCACGATATCCTCACGCGCCTGGTGCGCGAGCAGGAGGGCATGCTCAGCGCCGTCATCGTGGGCCAGGATGGCAGGACGATCACCAGCGCGGCCGAAGGGCGGCGCGACCTGATGGCCGATTTGCCGACGCCGGCCATGCTGCTGCAGGCGGTGATGCCGGGCGGGTATTCGGTGGCCGAGGGCGGGGTGGAGCGCGATTTCAAGGATGTCAACGGCAACCACGGCGGCACGGCCAATGCGCTCGACGGCGCCACCAGCCTGCGCCTGCGCGTGGTGCTGGCCATTCCCGAGCCGCCGGGCGCCGCGCCGCGCTTTTTGCAGCTGATGCAGGCGGTGCCGGTCAAGCTGGCGCTCAACGCCGAGGTGCTGCGCAACGCCTACAGCGAATACCAGGAGCGCTTCGTGGCGCGCACCGGCTTGCGCAAGATGTATATCGAGACATTGACACTGACCTTGCTGCTGGCGATCTTCGGGGCGATCGCCAGCGCGTTTGTGATCGCCGGCAAACTGGCGCAGCCCTTGCTGGTGCTGGCCGAGGGCACGCGCGCGGTGGCCGAGGGCGACCTGTCGCCGCGCCCGATCGTGGCCACCTCCGACGAACTGGGCACGCTCACGCAATCGTTCAACACCATGACCGGCCAGCTGTTCGAGGCGCGCAGCGCGGTCGAACGCAACCGCGCCGCCCTGCAGAGTGCCAAGGCGCACCTGGAGTCGGTGCTGGACAATATGTCGGCCGGGGTGATCGTGCTCGACGCCGACTCGAACGTGGTCAGTTCCAACGAAGCGGTCGAGCGCATCCTGCAGCACGACGTGGCCGGCCACATGGGCATGGCGCTGGCCGCCATCGATGGGCTGGAACTGTTCGCGGCGGCGATCGCCAGGGCGTTTTCGGCCCAGAGCGCGCAGAGCGCGGCCGGCTCGCCGCGCAAGCAGACCCACTGGCAGCAGGAGATCGAAATCCCGCGCCGGCTCGGCACCAGCGACGACCATGACATCACCCTGCTGGCGCGCGGCTCGCGCTTGCCGGTGGGCGCCGGCAGCGGCTACATCGTGGTGTTCGACGATATTTCGGACGTGATTTCGGCGCAGCGCTCGATGGCCTGGGGCGAGGTGGCGCGGCGCCTGGCGCACGAGATCAAGAACCCGCTCACGCCGATCCAGCTGTCGGCCGAGCGCATGCAGATGAAGCTCGAAGCGCGCCTGCAAGGGGCCGACCGCGACCTGCTCAACAAGGGCACGGCGACCATCGTCAACCAGGTCGACGCCATGAAGCGCATGGTGGACGACTTCCGCGACTATGCCAAGGCGCCGCCGGCGGTGCTCGACAAGCTCGACCTGAATGCGCTGGTGGGCGAAATCCTGCATATGTACCTATCCGGCGACGAAAGCGATATTATTCATGCTGAGCTTGCCGCCGGCCTGCCCTCGGTGATGGGCGATGCGACGCAATTGCGCCAGGTAATCCACAATCTGCTGCAAAATGCCCAGGATGCGATGAGCGAGCGCGCTCCGGACGCCGCGCCGGCGCGCATCGATATCACGACCGAGGCGATTCATTACCAGGGCGCGAACGGGGCCGGCACCGCGGTGCGGCTGTCGATTGTCGATAACGGGCCGGGATTCGCCCCCAAGATCCTGTCGCGCGCATTCGAGCCGTATGTCACGTCGAAGGTACGCGGGACCGGGCTGGGACTGCCGATGGTGAAGAAAATCGTCGATGAACACGGCGGCAAGATCGAGATACAGAACCGCAGTGACGGAACTGGCGCGTCGGTGTTGATTTTACTGTTAAAGTTAGCACCGGCCAGCGTTGTGGCGTAA
- the rsmB gene encoding 16S rRNA (cytosine(967)-C(5))-methyltransferase RsmB codes for MTNKRPTLSIKPAAPKADKAAPPRMRASFEVKPVLQPGYRPDLKPDSLALCLLGAANAVAQVRGGAALPQALLTAFGVTAAAPQARGAIQDIAYRTMRQLGRSETLLGLMTSKAPEPPMLASLLCCALTLIDTPDGAEPPYEVFTVVDQAVTVASSHPDMAHAKGMVNAVLRRFLREREELLKTALMQPVAQWNYPQWWIDAAKAAYPGNWQAILAAGNAQPPLTLRVNVRKTTVEAYIQLLAGAGMGATQIGPSAVRLDKALGVALIPGFDEGLASVQDAGAQLAAPLLDVQDGMRVLDACAAPGGKTCHLLELAQLDLTALDSDPKRLERVGENLERLGLSATLKAFEAQTSVWWDGQQFDRILADVPCTASGIVRRHPDIRWLRRKGDALQLATLSAKILDNLWQMLRPNGKLLFVTCSLWPQESEAQAAAFAVRHNATRLAAPGQLLPTGTAVQDHDGLFYALFQKNAT; via the coding sequence ATGACCAACAAGCGCCCGACGCTCTCCATCAAACCCGCCGCGCCCAAGGCGGATAAAGCGGCGCCGCCGCGCATGCGCGCCAGTTTCGAGGTCAAGCCCGTGCTGCAGCCCGGCTATCGCCCCGATCTGAAACCCGATTCGCTCGCGCTGTGCCTGCTCGGTGCGGCCAATGCCGTGGCCCAGGTGCGCGGCGGCGCAGCGCTGCCGCAGGCGCTGCTGACCGCGTTCGGCGTGACCGCCGCCGCGCCCCAAGCGCGCGGGGCGATCCAGGATATCGCTTACCGCACCATGCGCCAGCTCGGCCGCAGCGAAACCTTGCTCGGCCTGATGACGTCGAAGGCGCCGGAGCCGCCGATGCTGGCCAGCCTGCTGTGCTGCGCCCTGACCCTGATCGATACGCCGGACGGCGCCGAGCCGCCGTATGAAGTATTTACCGTCGTCGACCAGGCCGTCACCGTGGCCAGTTCGCATCCGGACATGGCGCACGCCAAGGGCATGGTCAACGCCGTGCTGCGCCGCTTCCTGCGCGAACGCGAGGAGCTGCTCAAGACGGCGCTGATGCAGCCGGTGGCGCAATGGAATTATCCGCAGTGGTGGATCGACGCCGCCAAGGCCGCCTATCCCGGCAACTGGCAAGCCATCCTCGCGGCCGGCAACGCCCAGCCGCCATTGACTTTGCGCGTGAACGTGCGCAAGACGACGGTCGAGGCATACATACAATTGCTGGCCGGCGCCGGCATGGGCGCCACCCAGATCGGCCCGTCCGCCGTGCGCCTCGACAAGGCGCTGGGCGTGGCCCTGATTCCCGGTTTCGACGAGGGCCTGGCCTCGGTGCAGGACGCCGGCGCGCAGCTGGCCGCGCCGCTGCTCGATGTGCAGGACGGCATGCGCGTGCTGGACGCCTGCGCCGCGCCCGGCGGCAAGACCTGCCATCTGCTGGAACTGGCGCAGCTGGACCTGACCGCGCTCGATTCCGATCCCAAGCGCCTTGAGCGCGTCGGCGAAAATCTGGAACGCCTCGGCTTGAGCGCGACGCTCAAGGCGTTCGAGGCGCAGACCAGCGTGTGGTGGGATGGCCAGCAGTTCGACCGCATCCTGGCCGACGTGCCGTGCACGGCGTCGGGCATCGTGCGGCGTCACCCGGACATCCGCTGGCTGCGGCGCAAGGGCGATGCACTCCAACTTGCAACACTTTCGGCCAAAATTCTCGACAACCTTTGGCAGATGCTGCGCCCGAATGGTAAATTGCTGTTCGTGACATGTTCGCTCTGGCCCCAGGAATCGGAGGCGCAGGCCGCCGCATTCGCGGTGCGCCACAATGCGACCCGCCTCGCCGCGCCGGGACAGTTGCTTCCGACCGGTACCGCCGTGCAGGATCATGACGGATTGTTCTACGCCCTGTTTCAAAAAAACGCGACGTAA
- a CDS encoding SPW repeat protein — MEIQRSARRWQDQAILLLGLWLFVSPWVLAYPANTPQAMNAWFAGAVIAVLAAFDLYKTYVWSVGVNLLAGVWVAVSPWIPAVADRGPMMNNSLVVGIAVIVLALWELRSDPDLHKQWAGGT; from the coding sequence ATGGAAATCCAACGCTCCGCCAGGCGGTGGCAGGATCAGGCGATCCTGCTGCTCGGCCTCTGGCTGTTCGTCTCACCCTGGGTGCTGGCCTACCCCGCCAACACCCCGCAGGCCATGAATGCCTGGTTCGCGGGTGCGGTCATCGCCGTGCTCGCCGCGTTCGACCTTTACAAAACCTACGTCTGGTCCGTCGGCGTCAACCTGCTCGCTGGCGTGTGGGTGGCCGTCTCTCCGTGGATTCCCGCCGTGGCCGACCGCGGCCCCATGATGAACAATAGCCTCGTCGTGGGCATCGCCGTCATCGTCCTGGCCTTGTGGGAATTGCGCAGCGACCCGGACCTGCACAAGCAATGGGCGGGCGGTACATAG
- a CDS encoding BTH_I0359 family protein — MNMIYNSEQYSVVEFGVDHNLEALRFGGYEIVDKSGRREAFIGGKLAQSFRRDVNNLIASEPTMEEIDDFLGSYDSLMSQPVLLH, encoded by the coding sequence ATGAACATGATCTACAACAGTGAACAGTACAGCGTGGTCGAGTTCGGCGTCGATCACAATCTCGAAGCCTTGCGCTTCGGCGGATATGAAATCGTCGACAAATCCGGACGCCGCGAAGCCTTTATCGGCGGCAAACTTGCGCAATCATTCAGGCGCGACGTCAACAACCTGATCGCCAGCGAACCCACCATGGAAGAAATCGACGATTTCCTCGGTTCCTACGACTCGCTGATGAGCCAACCGGTGTTGTTGCACTAA
- a CDS encoding class II glutamine amidotransferase, whose product MCQLLGMNCNVPTDIVFSFTGFAMRGGRTDTHHDGWGIAFFEGAGVRHFVDHQAAVESPVAELIKRYPIKSKNVIAHIRKATQGHVALENCHPFVRELWGRYWVFAHNGDLKEFAPTLNGPYRPVGSTDSEKAFCFLLQELRKRFGDTPPALPLLRAALKELVAAVAVHGTFNLMLSDGSALFVHCSTKLHYVVRQHPFVTASLSDEDVSVDFSQVTTPEDRVAIIVTEPLTTNERWTAFAPGEFNVFVDGMSIQER is encoded by the coding sequence ATGTGCCAACTCCTCGGAATGAACTGCAATGTCCCTACCGACATTGTTTTTAGCTTTACCGGCTTCGCCATGCGCGGCGGCCGCACCGATACCCACCACGATGGCTGGGGCATCGCCTTTTTCGAAGGCGCCGGCGTGCGCCATTTCGTCGATCACCAGGCTGCCGTCGAGTCGCCTGTCGCCGAACTGATCAAGCGCTATCCCATCAAGTCGAAAAACGTCATTGCCCATATCCGCAAGGCGACTCAAGGCCATGTGGCCCTGGAAAACTGCCATCCCTTCGTGCGCGAGCTGTGGGGCCGTTATTGGGTGTTTGCCCACAACGGCGACCTCAAGGAGTTTGCGCCCACCCTGAACGGCCCGTATCGCCCGGTCGGCAGCACCGACAGCGAAAAAGCGTTCTGTTTCCTGCTGCAGGAATTGCGCAAGCGCTTCGGCGACACGCCGCCCGCCTTGCCCTTGCTGCGCGCCGCGCTCAAGGAACTGGTCGCCGCCGTTGCCGTGCATGGCACCTTCAACCTGATGCTGTCGGACGGCTCGGCCCTGTTCGTCCATTGCTCCACCAAGCTGCATTACGTGGTGCGCCAGCATCCTTTTGTCACGGCCAGCCTGTCCGATGAAGATGTGAGCGTTGATTTTTCTCAAGTCACCACGCCGGAAGACCGGGTAGCCATTATCGTCACCGAACCGTTGACGACCAACGAACGGTGGACCGCGTTCGCACCCGGCGAATTCAACGTGTTCGTGGACGGGATGTCAATACAGGAGCGCTAA
- the argS gene encoding arginine--tRNA ligase, whose product MLASQKQEIAALFQAALTPVLDGTGITPSVVLERPRDPSHGDIACNIAMQLAKQLKMNPRELAQKIVAALLDNPAGKGLVDSADIAGPGFINLRVAAAAKQSVVKAILAEGKDYGRSEAGAGKKVILEFVSANPTGPLHVGHGRQAALGDALAALFDSQGYAVTREFYYNDAGVQIATLANSVQARARGFKPGDAAWPESAYNGDYIADIATDYLAGKTVSASDGLPATASGNVDDLDSIRPFAVTYLRNEQDIDLQAFGVKFDNYYLESSLYADGKVEKTVEALIKAGKTYEQDGALWLRTTDYGDDKDRVMRKSEGGFTYFVPDVAYHVVKWQRGFAQAINIQGSDHHGTIARVRAGLQAVGLDIPQGYPDYVLHKMVTVMKDGEEVKISKRAGSYVTVRDLIEWSGNGDVDKGRDAVRFFLISRKADTEFVFDVDVALKTTDENPVHYVHYAHARICRVLDKFGTDLSSLSSVDLAPLTAPTEMALLANLAAYPDMLARARAELGPHQVAFYLRELAADLHSFYNTERVLIEDNEPLKLARMALIAATRQVLRNGLALIGVSAPEKM is encoded by the coding sequence ATGCTCGCCTCACAAAAACAAGAAATCGCCGCCCTGTTCCAGGCCGCCCTCACCCCTGTCCTCGACGGCACCGGCATCACGCCGTCCGTGGTCCTGGAGCGCCCGCGCGATCCGTCGCACGGCGACATCGCCTGCAATATCGCCATGCAGCTGGCCAAGCAGCTCAAGATGAATCCGCGCGAGCTGGCCCAGAAAATCGTCGCGGCGCTGCTCGATAACCCGGCCGGCAAGGGCCTCGTCGACAGCGCCGATATCGCCGGCCCCGGTTTCATCAACCTGCGCGTGGCCGCCGCCGCCAAGCAGTCGGTGGTCAAGGCCATCCTCGCCGAGGGCAAGGATTACGGCCGCAGCGAGGCCGGCGCCGGCAAGAAAGTGATCCTCGAATTCGTGTCGGCCAATCCGACCGGTCCGCTGCACGTCGGCCACGGCCGCCAGGCCGCCTTGGGCGACGCCCTGGCCGCCCTGTTCGATTCGCAAGGCTACGCGGTCACCCGCGAGTTCTATTACAACGACGCCGGCGTGCAGATCGCCACCCTGGCCAATTCGGTCCAGGCGCGCGCGCGCGGCTTCAAGCCGGGCGACGCCGCATGGCCGGAGTCGGCCTACAACGGCGACTACATCGCCGACATCGCCACCGATTACCTGGCGGGCAAAACCGTCTCGGCCAGCGACGGCCTGCCCGCCACCGCCAGCGGCAATGTCGACGATCTCGATTCGATCCGCCCATTCGCCGTCACTTACCTGCGCAACGAGCAGGATATCGACCTGCAAGCCTTCGGCGTCAAGTTCGATAACTACTACCTCGAATCGTCGCTGTACGCCGACGGCAAGGTCGAAAAAACCGTCGAGGCCCTGATCAAGGCCGGCAAGACCTATGAGCAGGACGGCGCGCTGTGGCTGCGCACCACCGACTACGGCGACGACAAGGACCGCGTGATGCGCAAGTCCGAAGGCGGCTTCACCTACTTCGTGCCGGACGTGGCCTACCACGTCGTCAAATGGCAGCGTGGCTTCGCCCAGGCCATCAACATCCAGGGCAGCGACCACCATGGCACCATCGCGCGCGTGCGCGCCGGCCTGCAGGCGGTCGGCCTCGATATCCCGCAGGGCTATCCCGACTACGTGCTGCACAAGATGGTCACCGTCATGAAGGACGGCGAAGAGGTCAAGATCTCCAAGCGTGCCGGTTCCTACGTGACGGTGCGCGACCTGATCGAATGGTCCGGCAACGGCGACGTTGACAAGGGCCGCGACGCCGTGCGCTTCTTCCTCATCTCGCGCAAGGCCGACACCGAATTCGTGTTCGACGTCGACGTCGCCCTCAAGACCACCGACGAAAATCCGGTTCACTACGTGCATTACGCGCACGCCCGCATCTGCCGCGTGCTCGACAAGTTCGGCACCGACCTGTCGTCGCTGTCCTCGGTCGACCTGGCGCCGCTGACGGCTCCCACCGAAATGGCACTGCTGGCCAACCTGGCGGCCTATCCCGACATGCTGGCGCGTGCCCGCGCAGAGCTGGGACCGCACCAGGTGGCGTTCTATCTGCGCGAGCTGGCGGCCGACCTGCACAGCTTCTACAACACCGAGCGCGTGCTGATAGAAGACAACGAGCCGCTCAAGCTGGCCCGCATGGCACTGATCGCGGCCACGCGCCAGGTGCTGCGCAACGGCCTGGCCCTGATCGGCGTGTCGGCGCCGGAAAAAATGTAA
- a CDS encoding GTPase encodes MTAAPARRAALTLVTGGSAPQREAAIAACLERSSAAGLCAVLLEGLASGQTLLSPSHDLQVQRIAPGCLCCTGNLVLRVTLNRILRLRPERLFIGLAATDHLDQLRSWLQDPPYDQLLELTADMHT; translated from the coding sequence ATGACCGCAGCGCCTGCGCGCAGGGCTGCCCTGACCCTGGTCACGGGCGGCTCGGCGCCGCAGCGCGAGGCCGCCATCGCGGCGTGCCTTGAGCGCTCGTCCGCCGCCGGCCTGTGCGCCGTGCTGCTCGAAGGGCTGGCGTCCGGCCAGACCCTGCTATCCCCCTCCCACGACCTGCAAGTGCAGCGGATCGCGCCCGGCTGCCTTTGCTGCACCGGTAATCTCGTTTTACGTGTAACATTAAATCGGATCCTGCGCCTGCGCCCCGAGCGACTGTTCATCGGGCTGGCCGCCACGGACCACCTTGATCAGTTGAGATCGTGGCTGCAAGACCCGCCATACGATCAGCTGTTGGAACTGACAGCGGACATGCACACTTGA